DNA from Megalopta genalis isolate 19385.01 chromosome 15, iyMegGena1_principal, whole genome shotgun sequence:
TTGGAGAAACTACAATTCTATATTTAATAGAGACTATAATGTTTGTTTAAATACTTGTATATACGTTTCCATttcgctatttcatttatttatttattcgattttttTGTAAGATACatgcaaataaaaataaaatgatacTTAAGTATTATACTTTGTTAATTAAAAACTTCAATCCATATATACTTCTATGAATTTATTTACATTGTTCATTTATATAGTACAATATTAAAATTAGttgaacatattatttagccagtccttttttaatcttttcttcttcttcttgcagTTTCTCCATTTCTTGTTGTTCCTTAAATAATCTAATCAATTCTTCTGTTGCTGAGGGCTCTTGTAATTTAGATTTTCCAAGCTTTTCCTAAAAATTAAGAAacataaaatttgtttgaatgAAAATAAACAGTTTAATACAACTAATCGAAAAGATATCAAATATTTACATCAGGATATTCTGTCAAATTTAATGCTGGTTCCTTAAAGGTAAAAGGTGTCCAAGGTCCTTGAATCGAAGGGAAATTTGTACGCCATAATTTGAGTAATCTAACAGAAGATCCATCATGATATTGTGTTTTCATTAAATGCATCAATTGATAAACGTCTTCACGACTATAATTGGCAACACTCATCCACTGTGTCTCTCCATTCACTGTAATGAATATgtagtatttatatatacacaCTTTCCTTAGTTCTCACAAAAATGATTAAACCTACAATATTCTGCTTTTATAACTGCACTTCTGTGTCTTCTTGGTTTAACGTATACTACAACTCCAGGATTTTCTCTTGCAAAATTGATTAAATCATTTTCAAGAAACTTCCTATAAAAAAATCAAGATAATTATGTACACGGAAAACGTTATCCagtgtaataataattttcatatAATGTATTAAATTGCTGAACGCGAGTAATGTTATAGGTTATGGCATGTAAAACGGAATAAGTTAAATCAGTGAACATAACATGAGAAACGAATAGAATGAGCAACAactaaataaagtaataatCGAGAATTTTATCATAGTAAAATTATTAGATCCGTGTATTAAGTCACAATCAAAAGATTAGGAATACAAATAGTATTACCTTATTCCACCACTATCACCCATTCGTTTACAAAATTTTAATGTAACTCTTTGGAGCTGACATACATAGCGACCAATACCTAAGCCAAAAGGTGGACGAACATATCCATACGTAAGAAATAAGTGGTGATTTGACATTTTTCCAATAgaaaatgtatataaaattaCTCTGTATAGTGATCACCGCAGGTCACTGATACTGTTTACTAGACAGCCCCAGTGTGTGACTATTTTGCCCGCAACATAGGGGCGCTCCTCGCGTCCACACCCCTCGCTCCCCAAAATCTTCACAAACCTCTCGCATCTATTGGAAGGCGAACACGCGTCACTACACGTCGTGTCGGCGCAGGCGCATTACAGTTGGGAAAGTCTTGAGTTTGGCGACTAGTCAGGGGAAATGGAGGATGCGAGGGACGCCCCTATGTTGCAGGCAAATGGTCACACTAAATAGCACTAGATAGACGCAAGGCGCATGCTCGTAAATAGATATTTCCCCAATACAAATACAATGTAGGTATGTgcatattaattaaatttatttattatatctcaatttcattaatatttcaaaatacatTCGATTGCCCTACATTCCGTATAAAATGCATTTGCATTTACCTCAATTTTCTACATTACAACTCATTGTTCATTAAAAAGTCTCATGATCGCTATCTGCACCAAAAGatcaattcaaataaaatttaactGTTGTCAAACCAGCGTggttcaattacattgcatttaatGGGCGGTAAAGGAATGGACATTATAGATGGTAAAGATGTAGGTAAAAATTCTCCTGGCCAAAAATGTGCAACGTCCATGAAAATACATCCGATCAGGATACCGCGCATAACAGGCATCAATATTCTCAAAAGTTTGCTTTTCTGTGGTTTTTGGGGCCAAATGAAAATCAATCGCGATCCATCTGTTGTATGTAATGAaaacaattaatattaaaaaatataatttagatGTATAGTATTAATTTTGAAAgaactattaatattatagcaTAATTATGTAGAATGAAATAATGGACTTGTATTGCGACGGATAATTGACGATTTAACGTGATGAGGGTTGACGCCGGGAGGAGCACTGAATATTCCATTTTCGTTGAAAGTTTTCCTCTTCTTGTAACTAAATCTGCGTCCACCACTCTGTGTGTACAATACACGATCTTCGAAATTATGTTCGTAGCTGGATCTAGCCAAGCTAGTGATCGTGCTTGCTGTACTGTCTTGAAGGGAGACACTAGTTCCGGTTATTAAGGAACATTTGTCGTCGTCCGTGTCACGACTTGTCGAATCCTCCGTCTTTCTAAAAGAGTTTTATCTTTAATGTATTCAAATCGACACTGAACAAGGCTAGTTTTAACTTGTATTAAGATAAAGTATTCAAAAGATGTACGTAAATTACTTTACTAACTCTTGGCTAAGACGATGGGCAACATTATTATATCCCTCTGCCTGCTCCAGATTTTAAGTCCGATTTTCATAAGTTTTGTTACCTGATGGGATTAATATATTTTGCTTAGCACGAGGCGGCGTTAATACATTACGATTTCTGTAGTGTTTTCTTTTAAAACTGTGAAATATGCACATACATATTTTCAACAGTTATTCTACTTTTTTTGCTGTTAATTTCAGCGAATATTTATGTCACTGATTTCACTCTGATTGATGTAAAATTTCGTTTTGAGTTTTGACTTTAATACTGACAGGTATTTTTCACTTGAAACTGTCAGAAGCAACCTGCTCTTCAAAATTTCCATTGAAAAAGATCCGTAAAAAGTCGTAATTCGAAATAGCTGACTTTAAACTTAATTATAAGAAACACGACAAACTGTTTGTAACTGTTATTTTTTGAGGAACTAAATTTCCTAAGCGAGATGTCTGGATGTAAATGCACGTATCAATTTTGGAATAACGATTCAACAATGTTGGAAATAAAATGTACTCTCGGTCTTTTTAACGTATTTACATTTATCAGGCCCGAAACCAGAAGCAAAACCGCTCGAATGCATTCCGTACTTTGAAGACATTACTATGAAGATGCAAGAACGTCGCTGCGATCTGATCGGCAAACAGAAATATTTACGCGAAAAGATCACGACAATGGAACGGTCGATTCCAGCGTTGATAGCGTACAATATGTGGATGGCCAAGGATAAATGTGACGATGCACCGACTTGCAAAGTCCGTGAAATCATGAAGAAATTCTCTACGTATCCAGACCCAACCGAAAAACTTCTCGCAAACTTGAAGAGAGCGGTGAAGGAACTGAACGAGGAGACAGCCGAGTTGCATGTACGGAACGATTGACATTCAACGATTAAATCGGGTAAATCTTCACACCCGGTTCAAACCTTTactaaatataattatacattaaaCAGTGTATAAAGTTTACATAAAATATTCACCAACAATTCTTTTTCTGTCCAAAGGAAAAGATTATTCAAGCAGATGTTAAGTTAGAAGAGACAGATATGGAACTCGAATCTTTAGAACTATTGAATAAAGAGATGAATGTAAAGTTGACCAGTTTGGAGAAAGAAGTTAAGAGTTACACTACTCCAAGTCTTCACTCCATACGCTCGGAGGATTTGATTTGTCTATCGAAGATTCATCAACTAGCTAAAGAGGAGCTATGCATGAAACACTGTATCAAGCAGATGGAGCAGAAGGAGACACTGTTCAAAGAACATATGGACCAATTATTAACATGCAAAGAATACCAAAATATCTGTGATAAACGAAAAATGGTTAGTTGTTTTCAAAACTTGGACTGCAGTGGGAGGATGCTATGCTATGAGCCTAAAAAATGCCCATGGTACAAGCCAACTATTCATCGTTTGAAGAAAAAGCTGGGCCATGAGAGAAGAGAAATTCTTATTGAAAGTGAGAAGGTAAGGTCAGCTATAAAATAAGTTGGAGCaattaatttatatagtttTGCACAGACACAGACTCAGAACGATGCAATAGTCTCTACTTCTGAACATAGTATCAGCAAGCGAGATAAATCACAAGGAACAATGGAGAAAAAGTCTTCATGGATACCTAATTGGTTTTCAAAAAATCAGAAGAGTCAGGAAGGTATTCCTCCTTCAAAAGCTGATGAATCAAGTATAATTTCCACTGAGGAAAACAATGTAAGAAAATACTAAGTTGCCTCGATAGTCATTTCTACTAAATTATTGTCACTTAATAATACTTAATTGCGTGATAGAAATCTAACAAACCAGTCACAGTCGAAGCGTCGACGGAACCAGTTCATCTCGCAGAAGAACCGAAAGAAAACAAGAAAACTAGTGATAAACAGGCCAAAACATCAAAATACACGACGTTTAGCAAACCTTGTGACCGCAATGTTTGTCTTCCAGTTGCTAAAAAAGGTGGCagtaaaaaaggaaaagaaagacTCTGTGCAGGAAAATTATTTACACCTTGTAATATTTCCTGTATGAAGCCGCGCAAAGGTTGCTTTAGCCCTATGGTGCCAAAAAAATCTTGTTTTGATACTTCCTGTTGTCTAGTCGATCATGGTACGAGTTACTCACTCTTATCACCGTATTATTGGGGATACCGCCTATTCTGAACATTAATTACTTTTCATTTTATTGTACAGGTATTAAAAAACCATGCAAATTGTACATGCCATCATGCGATCTCAAAGGTTCATGCGAAATTTGTCCTTCAGTGTTGTGCAAAGACTATTTTCCACCCACAAACAACTGCAGATGCAACTGCAAGGGAAAGTGTGCCAAAGTATTGTCAGAAGCAAAGTGTAATTGCAACGACGCATTATTGGACCCATTAGAAACGTATCAACCCACAGCTTCTCAGCTGCATAATACTCCATATAATTATGATAGCAATAGTGACGACGAATTTTGCGAATGTTGTTCCTGCGGCTGTGAAGACAGCGATGAATCTTATTCATGTAAGTGCAATTAACTAACACATCACTAAGGTCAAGAGCAACATTTTTAGTCAAAATACTTATCATAAATCTTGTATGTCACATTAGAGTTTACTGTTGAGACTTTTACTACAGAGATTTAGTACCATGAAGATAAATACACgaacatttatatttaaaagatatttattttatacatacTTCATGTAGAAAATTAACACAGAAGAACATTGCAAATTTTGCAACAATACCAGCTTGTAATACATTCTTAGTTTAACTAAATTCTTTTCTTAGAAAGGAATGTGGAAAGGGTAGTGGGGACTTGGTTCCGTACTgaaaaagaaatcaatttttatggtgaaatcgtaaataaaatgatCGAGATATGGCAAGTAAGAATTGTAAAATGAACACATATTTACCCAGGCATTGGACAGATCCTGCCGTTACAATCAAATGTATCGATGTATGCAATATCTTCAgaagtaagcttgaaatcaaagacCTCGGCGTTCTCAGCGATTCGCGACTTTGTAACTGACTTAGGGATTACAATGTGTCCACGGTCCAACTACAAAAGatggtttatttgaataaatattcaTAATTCAATGAATATAACTGATCCATGAAAAATATGTATGTTTATGTACCTGATATCTAATCAAAACTTGTGCAGGtgttttgttatattttttcGCTAATTCACCCAATTTTTTGTCATCCATCAGTTTGGGATCATCGGGTTGCGCCCATGGCCTGTCAGGAGATCCAAGAGGACTGTAGGCTGTGATAAGAATACCTTTCCCAACACAGAGTGCAGACAGCTTTTTCTGAGTTAGGTATGGATGACATTCGATCTATAATAAAACACACATCGTAGATGACTACTTACAGAAAATAATATAAGTTTAATCACTAATGCTTACCTGATTTGTAACTGGTTTGATGGTACAGTTCTTTAGCACTCTTTCCACTTGTTCAGAATTGAAGTTGCTAAGACCAATGTTCTTTGTAAGTCCCTTAGTTACCAAACCTTCCATGGCCTTCCATGTATCCATATAATCGACATTGCTCAAGACTAGAGTATCATCAGCATTCTTTGGGAAGAGATCATCGCCTTCTTTGTAAGCCATTGGCCAATGAATCAGGTACAAATCCAAGTATTCCAAACCCAGATTGGACAGAGTAGTTTTGATAGCTGGCTCAACCAGTTCTGGTTTATGGAACGTATTCCATAATTTGCTTGTTATAAAAAGGTCTTGCCTTTTCACAACACCTTCAGCTATCTTGGCTTTAAGGGCAACACCGACTTCCTTCTCGTTTCCATATACATGAGCACAATCAATATGACGATATCCCAAGTCAATAGCATCCTTGACAGCTTGTGTAACCTCGCCAGGTTTAGACTGTGAAAATATGAATTAATACTGATTATCTCCAGCTGTaatcatattatataatttattctatatatcatatcatttttatcacttTTTACACTGTTTATCTCTTATTTTTCACTTTTATCAAT
Protein-coding regions in this window:
- the LOC117219695 gene encoding uncharacterized protein LOC117219695 isoform X1, with the translated sequence MKMQERRCDLIGKQKYLREKITTMERSIPALIAYNMWMAKDKCDDAPTCKVREIMKKFSTYPDPTEKLLANLKRAVKELNEETAELHEKIIQADVKLEETDMELESLELLNKEMNVKLTSLEKEVKSYTTPSLHSIRSEDLICLSKIHQLAKEELCMKHCIKQMEQKETLFKEHMDQLLTCKEYQNICDKRKMVSCFQNLDCSGRMLCYEPKKCPWYKPTIHRLKKKLGHERREILIESEKTQTQNDAIVSTSEHSISKRDKSQGTMEKKSSWIPNWFSKNQKSQEGIPPSKADESSIISTEENNKSNKPVTVEASTEPVHLAEEPKENKKTSDKQAKTSKYTTFSKPCDRNVCLPVAKKGGSKKGKERLCAGKLFTPCNISCMKPRKGCFSPMVPKKSCFDTSCCLVDHGIKKPCKLYMPSCDLKGSCEICPSVLCKDYFPPTNNCRCNCKGKCAKVLSEAKCNCNDALLDPLETYQPTASQLHNTPYNYDSNSDDEFCECCSCGCEDSDESYSCKCN
- the LOC117219695 gene encoding uncharacterized protein LOC117219695 isoform X2; its protein translation is MYGTIDIQRLNREKIIQADVKLEETDMELESLELLNKEMNVKLTSLEKEVKSYTTPSLHSIRSEDLICLSKIHQLAKEELCMKHCIKQMEQKETLFKEHMDQLLTCKEYQNICDKRKMVSCFQNLDCSGRMLCYEPKKCPWYKPTIHRLKKKLGHERREILIESEKTQTQNDAIVSTSEHSISKRDKSQGTMEKKSSWIPNWFSKNQKSQEGIPPSKADESSIISTEENNKSNKPVTVEASTEPVHLAEEPKENKKTSDKQAKTSKYTTFSKPCDRNVCLPVAKKGGSKKGKERLCAGKLFTPCNISCMKPRKGCFSPMVPKKSCFDTSCCLVDHGIKKPCKLYMPSCDLKGSCEICPSVLCKDYFPPTNNCRCNCKGKCAKVLSEAKCNCNDALLDPLETYQPTASQLHNTPYNYDSNSDDEFCECCSCGCEDSDESYSCKCN
- the LOC117219698 gene encoding aldo-keto reductase 1B; this encodes MTLNVPMMKFYNGNEVPAFGLGTWKSKPGEVTQAVKDAIDLGYRHIDCAHVYGNEKEVGVALKAKIAEGVVKRQDLFITSKLWNTFHKPELVEPAIKTTLSNLGLEYLDLYLIHWPMAYKEGDDLFPKNADDTLVLSNVDYMDTWKAMEGLVTKGLTKNIGLSNFNSEQVERVLKNCTIKPVTNQIECHPYLTQKKLSALCVGKGILITAYSPLGSPDRPWAQPDDPKLMDDKKLGELAKKYNKTPAQVLIRYQLDRGHIVIPKSVTKSRIAENAEVFDFKLTSEDIAYIDTFDCNGRICPMPGTEPSPHYPFHIPF
- the mRpL43 gene encoding mitochondrial ribosomal protein L43 yields the protein MSNHHLFLTYGYVRPPFGLGIGRYVCQLQRVTLKFCKRMGDSGGIRKFLENDLINFARENPGVVVYVKPRRHRSAVIKAEYLNGETQWMSVANYSREDVYQLMHLMKTQYHDGSSVRLLKLWRTNFPSIQGPWTPFTFKEPALNLTEYPDEKLGKSKLQEPSATEELIRLFKEQQEMEKLQEEEEKIKKGLAK